One stretch of Amycolatopsis sp. NBC_00345 DNA includes these proteins:
- a CDS encoding M1 family metallopeptidase: MLSVVKRGSLTGGALLACTVLGASVASGSDGIGDPYWPQDGNGGYRVSHYDVKVGYDPAKPDELTGDTTVSATAAEGLDRFDLDFTKAFAISSVTVDGIAVKGFSRTGEHELVVTPDRPIPAGARFDVRVVYSGTNAGAWYKPDTGGMLVIGEPHSATNWYPANDHPSDKATFRLTATVPAGWTAVGNGRQGPTTTRDGKTTFRWDDDRPQATWTAVLAIAKFTMVHAALSDGTPVISAYAPGADTAARKYGDRLPEIIDFLSTKFGKYPFSAAGGIYFNEKVAMGLETQTRPIFPGTDSPDVVTLIVHEQAHQWFGDNVTLKQWRDICVAECFASYAQWLWSEAKEGQNLDAKYREIVAANRDNPKFWETRLYDPGAERYLAAVYRTGPLMLHALRRTIGDAAFDCALTQWQHQHGGGNASWPDFEALVQHISGKDLSGFFQAWTRSTTIPPGEYLFPGPLKP; the protein is encoded by the coding sequence ATGTTGTCAGTAGTGAAACGTGGCTCGCTGACCGGAGGAGCGCTGCTCGCCTGCACGGTGCTCGGCGCGTCCGTCGCCTCCGGCAGTGACGGCATCGGCGACCCGTACTGGCCCCAGGACGGCAATGGGGGGTACCGCGTCTCCCACTATGACGTGAAGGTGGGGTACGACCCGGCAAAACCGGACGAGCTCACCGGCGACACCACGGTGTCGGCCACCGCGGCCGAAGGGCTGGACCGGTTCGACCTGGACTTCACCAAGGCCTTCGCCATCTCCTCGGTGACTGTCGACGGTATCGCGGTCAAGGGTTTCTCCCGCACCGGTGAGCACGAACTGGTCGTCACCCCGGACCGGCCGATCCCCGCCGGGGCCAGGTTCGACGTGCGCGTGGTGTATTCGGGCACCAACGCCGGCGCCTGGTACAAGCCGGACACCGGCGGCATGCTCGTGATCGGCGAGCCACACTCGGCCACCAACTGGTACCCCGCCAACGACCACCCGTCGGACAAGGCCACCTTCCGGCTCACCGCGACCGTGCCGGCCGGCTGGACGGCGGTCGGCAACGGCAGGCAGGGACCCACCACCACCCGGGACGGCAAGACCACCTTCCGCTGGGACGACGACCGGCCGCAGGCCACGTGGACCGCGGTGCTGGCCATCGCGAAGTTCACCATGGTGCACGCGGCCCTCTCCGACGGAACTCCGGTGATCAGCGCCTACGCCCCGGGCGCGGACACCGCGGCGAGGAAGTACGGCGACCGCCTTCCGGAGATCATCGACTTCCTGTCGACGAAGTTCGGCAAGTACCCGTTCTCCGCGGCCGGCGGCATCTACTTCAACGAGAAGGTCGCGATGGGCCTGGAAACCCAGACCAGGCCGATCTTCCCGGGTACCGACTCCCCCGATGTCGTCACGCTCATCGTGCACGAGCAGGCCCACCAATGGTTCGGCGACAACGTCACCCTCAAGCAGTGGCGCGACATCTGTGTCGCCGAATGCTTCGCCAGCTACGCGCAATGGCTGTGGAGCGAGGCGAAAGAGGGGCAGAACCTCGACGCGAAGTACCGGGAGATCGTCGCGGCCAACCGGGACAACCCGAAGTTCTGGGAGACCCGGCTCTACGACCCCGGCGCGGAAAGGTACCTCGCCGCCGTGTACCGCACCGGCCCGCTGATGCTGCACGCCCTGCGCCGCACCATCGGCGACGCCGCCTTCGACTGCGCACTCACCCAATGGCAGCACCAGCACGGCGGTGGCAACGCCTCCTGGCCGGACTTCGAAGCGCTGGTGCAGCACATTTCCGGCAAAGACCTGAGCGGCTTCTTCCAGGCCTGGACCCGCAGTACCACGATTCCCCCCGGCGAGTACCTCTTTCCGGGCCCTCTGAAGCCCTGA
- a CDS encoding FBP domain-containing protein, whose translation MRCAGQGFDGSPPGSGRSAGGRDDRREHQADTDPSTQAECFTQRHLRSSPGPPHQGAPGNLRLAVPRDLATWPWGDLDFLGRRDPAVPDRAYLVTESGDELVGITMRRATPPAGTPRSKAGKAGQQGNSVGSCFCTDLACSRYLRGNSSTPRTACCRTGCPQRRGGASPTRISR comes from the coding sequence GTGAGATGCGCCGGCCAAGGCTTTGATGGTTCACCGCCGGGATCAGGACGGTCAGCGGGAGGCCGGGACGATCGTCGTGAACACCAGGCGGACACAGACCCCAGCACCCAGGCCGAGTGCTTCACCCAGCGGCACCTCCGAAGCAGCCCTGGCCCACCACACCAAGGCGCACCAGGCAATCTTCGGCTCGCCGTGCCCCGGGATCTCGCCACCTGGCCGTGGGGCGACCTGGACTTCCTCGGCCGGCGGGACCCCGCCGTACCGGACCGCGCCTACCTGGTCACCGAGTCCGGCGACGAGCTCGTGGGCATCACGATGCGCCGAGCCACCCCGCCCGCCGGGACCCCACGCAGCAAAGCAGGCAAAGCGGGACAACAAGGCAACTCGGTCGGATCCTGCTTCTGCACCGACCTCGCCTGTTCCCGCTACCTACGCGGAAACTCGAGCACACCGCGCACGGCATGCTGCCGCACCGGCTGCCCGCAGCGTCGAGGAGGCGCTTCCCCGACGCGCATATCGCGATGA
- a CDS encoding prenyltransferase has translation MSRTQVVGIIRLARIRFLLYNVLPVAIGGAVAVLSGHPLHIGWYILVQAFSWCTHLMTHYCNEYFDLEADRVNQCYTPWTGGSRVLVDGLVRPATSLSTSFVLLALSMILAAAMPTPVTRILAVMIIILAWFYTAPPLRFNYRGLGELTVGSILNGLVPILSVAVQTGEVPVLILLVLAPTALLQAARMMVMNLADIQSDMQVGKRTLPVLLGRDRVISVITGAGGGICEPDRIRRPGVDTVAGVRGHAVYGTAGLAAGFLAQRRRVMDR, from the coding sequence ATGAGCAGGACGCAGGTTGTCGGAATAATCCGGTTGGCCCGGATTCGCTTCCTGCTTTACAACGTCCTGCCGGTCGCCATCGGCGGCGCGGTGGCTGTGCTCTCCGGGCATCCTCTGCACATCGGCTGGTACATCCTCGTACAGGCGTTCAGCTGGTGCACACACCTGATGACGCACTACTGCAATGAGTACTTCGACCTCGAAGCCGATCGCGTCAACCAGTGTTACACACCGTGGACCGGTGGCAGTCGCGTGCTGGTCGATGGCTTGGTGCGCCCGGCCACGAGCTTGTCGACCAGTTTTGTGCTGCTGGCCTTGTCCATGATCCTTGCGGCGGCCATGCCCACGCCGGTGACGCGCATCCTCGCAGTGATGATCATTATCCTGGCGTGGTTTTACACGGCACCGCCGCTGCGATTCAACTATCGAGGGCTGGGTGAACTCACCGTCGGCAGCATCCTCAACGGATTAGTGCCGATCTTGTCCGTGGCGGTACAAACGGGCGAGGTGCCTGTACTGATTCTGCTGGTCCTGGCTCCGACCGCCCTCTTGCAGGCGGCGCGGATGATGGTGATGAACCTCGCCGACATACAGTCCGACATGCAGGTGGGTAAGCGCACCTTGCCTGTGCTGCTAGGCCGGGACCGGGTGATCTCGGTGATCACGGGCGCGGGTGGTGGCATATGCGAGCCTGATCGGATTCGCCGTCCTGGGGTGGATACCGTGGCTGGTGTGCGCGGCCATGCTGTGTACGGCACCGCTGGTCTGGCGGCTGGTTTCCTGGCTCAGCGCCGGCGCGTTATGGACCGGTGA
- a CDS encoding methyltransferase: protein MERIVPDSLAADSDSDSVIATQDSAVYLLTEAMGYTFSAALRAAAILGVADHLVDGPRTPGELASPTNSNADFLYRILRLLATRDVFREDGNGRFHLTPRAEALRTDVPSSARRGIIMSTMRTHWLTAFELATAVRTGRQVCETVFGAPFFDHLAQDPDGGAEFHNGMESFSDAARQFALRAYEFPEFGTVVDVGGGHGGFLADVLRRNPGLRGVLFDQEHVLANHCLGQLTDDRWDLAAGDFFAAAPTGGDLYTLMYILHDWSDAECVRILRNCRRAMGPDARIAVFDSVVPVGNDPDYAKVLDIIMLMMLTGRERTATEFEQLFAEAGLELTRIVPTRGPLSVIEAVARRI from the coding sequence GTGGAGCGCATTGTGCCTGATTCTCTGGCGGCCGATTCCGACTCCGATTCTGTCATCGCCACTCAGGACTCCGCCGTATACCTGCTGACCGAGGCGATGGGCTACACCTTTTCAGCAGCACTGCGGGCAGCTGCAATCCTTGGCGTGGCCGACCATCTCGTCGATGGCCCTCGTACTCCGGGCGAACTGGCGTCGCCCACGAACAGTAACGCGGACTTCCTTTATCGGATACTGCGGCTCCTGGCTACCCGTGACGTTTTCCGGGAAGACGGGAACGGTCGATTCCACCTGACGCCGCGCGCGGAAGCACTCCGCACGGATGTCCCCTCGTCCGCCAGGCGCGGAATCATCATGTCGACGATGCGGACCCACTGGCTCACGGCGTTTGAGTTGGCGACCGCCGTGCGGACGGGGCGGCAGGTGTGCGAGACGGTCTTCGGAGCACCGTTCTTCGACCACCTGGCCCAGGACCCGGACGGCGGTGCCGAATTCCACAATGGCATGGAGAGCTTCTCGGACGCTGCACGCCAGTTCGCCCTTCGCGCGTACGAGTTCCCGGAGTTCGGCACCGTGGTCGACGTCGGCGGCGGCCACGGCGGATTCCTGGCGGATGTGTTGCGGCGCAACCCCGGCTTGCGCGGCGTCCTGTTCGACCAGGAGCACGTGCTAGCCAACCACTGCCTGGGACAACTGACTGACGACCGCTGGGACCTCGCCGCCGGGGACTTCTTCGCCGCAGCACCCACGGGTGGTGACCTGTATACGCTCATGTACATCCTCCATGACTGGAGCGACGCGGAATGTGTGCGGATTCTCCGGAACTGCCGCCGCGCAATGGGGCCGGATGCGCGGATCGCCGTATTCGATTCCGTTGTTCCAGTGGGCAACGATCCAGACTACGCCAAGGTACTGGACATCATCATGCTGATGATGCTCACCGGGCGGGAGCGGACAGCCACTGAATTCGAGCAGCTGTTCGCTGAAGCTGGCCTGGAGCTGACCCGGATCGTGCCGACGCGAGGACCGTTGTCCGTGATCGAAGCCGTTGCTCGCAGAATATGA
- a CDS encoding helix-turn-helix domain-containing protein: protein MWAGDRARPRLAERTRIVPASAEGKSNMAVAAALNLTTITVGKWRSRFAVDRLAGLDDQPRPGRHKPDLVLDAAERARLTRWARRSRTAQLLALRAKII from the coding sequence GTGTGGGCGGGAGATCGAGCACGCCCCCGTCTTGCTGAACGAACCCGGATCGTGCCGGCCAGTGCCGAAGGGAAATCGAACATGGCGGTGGCGGCCGCGTTGAACCTCACCACGATAACGGTGGGCAAGTGGCGATCCCGGTTTGCCGTCGATCGGCTGGCCGGCTTGGACGATCAGCCACGGCCAGGTCGGCACAAACCGGACCTGGTGCTCGACGCTGCCGAGCGGGCGCGACTGACACGCTGGGCGAGGCGGTCCAGGACCGCGCAGTTGTTGGCCCTGCGCGCGAAAATCATCTGA
- a CDS encoding tetratricopeptide repeat protein, whose amino-acid sequence MKKDLLESLLKAWQVSAAEHAQVVGAWQRLNASMGQGPANARRVDEASLRELGVHPAISSDGDHDDLPSYVPRDFDDELRNRIAHGVDRGCFVLLVGGSSWGKTRSLGEAVRVVVPDWWLVQPAKTQEIHDLLAAPTERTVLWLDEIQRYFGADPPLLREHLVTLVRTTGMIVVGTLWPDSYLRFKRLPAEGDDVRAEARLIDFATVISVPKAFSDIERSRATEIAAVDSRIKNALAVFDAGLTQVLAAAPDLVTSWEQAPDPYSKAAISATAEARRLGVQSPLPAIALAAAMVDYLTPAERVVPVDVWLDRALTHATGRLHGAVSALSSVAGEAAGSVAGYVVADYLAQHIGKVRRTECPPDSLWTALVTHVRDVDDLRRLAGAALARMRYGYAEQALRRLHQTGDRTALAHLIALLRRQDRLGEAIATVEAWLAAEPADKQRWILRAELVEIQSRAEQLRHQAVDDARAEDLLVELLTDGGRADALRAHAAKGDVVALEDLAELLAYRGCLDELRVLADGGHPVVLERLADLLRSLGREAELRQLAETGDPVAERHLGLLCAQDLDRKPDDAELRRLRASAADPDVSAELLATLFDAGDRHALLAEVNAGTPEAAERYLALLTADSTADRGTVRRIRQFGLRADGSPGAAGLQFTDARRSESGKGTTWPTTP is encoded by the coding sequence GTGAAGAAGGACCTGCTGGAAAGCCTGCTCAAGGCGTGGCAGGTATCGGCAGCGGAACACGCGCAGGTGGTCGGTGCGTGGCAGCGGCTCAACGCGTCGATGGGCCAGGGGCCAGCCAACGCACGCCGCGTCGATGAAGCGTCCCTGCGCGAACTGGGCGTTCACCCGGCGATTTCGAGCGACGGTGACCACGACGATCTGCCTTCGTACGTCCCGCGCGACTTCGACGACGAGCTCCGCAACCGGATCGCACACGGTGTCGATCGCGGCTGCTTCGTCCTCCTGGTCGGCGGGTCGTCTTGGGGCAAGACCCGCTCACTCGGCGAGGCGGTCCGGGTGGTCGTCCCCGACTGGTGGCTGGTGCAGCCGGCGAAAACCCAGGAGATCCACGACCTGCTCGCGGCGCCGACCGAGCGGACGGTGCTTTGGCTGGACGAAATCCAGCGCTATTTCGGCGCCGATCCGCCACTGCTGCGGGAACACCTGGTGACCTTGGTCCGGACAACCGGGATGATCGTGGTCGGCACACTCTGGCCCGACTCCTACCTCAGGTTCAAACGTCTCCCGGCCGAGGGCGACGACGTACGCGCGGAGGCACGCCTGATCGATTTCGCCACGGTGATCAGCGTTCCGAAAGCTTTCAGCGACATCGAACGGAGCCGTGCCACCGAAATCGCCGCGGTCGACAGCCGAATCAAGAACGCACTGGCGGTGTTCGACGCCGGGCTGACTCAGGTCTTGGCCGCCGCGCCCGACCTCGTTACCTCATGGGAACAGGCCCCCGACCCGTACAGCAAAGCCGCCATCTCGGCCACGGCAGAGGCCCGTCGGCTCGGCGTTCAGAGCCCGCTTCCGGCCATCGCGCTGGCCGCCGCGATGGTGGACTACCTCACGCCCGCCGAGCGGGTAGTGCCGGTCGACGTGTGGCTGGACCGTGCGTTGACGCACGCCACCGGCCGCCTGCACGGCGCGGTGTCGGCACTCAGCTCGGTCGCCGGCGAGGCAGCCGGGAGTGTGGCGGGGTACGTGGTCGCCGACTACCTCGCCCAGCACATCGGCAAGGTTCGCCGCACCGAATGCCCGCCGGACAGCTTGTGGACAGCACTGGTCACCCACGTGAGAGACGTGGACGACCTGCGACGGCTGGCCGGCGCGGCCCTCGCCCGGATGCGTTACGGCTACGCCGAGCAGGCACTTCGCCGGCTCCACCAGACCGGTGACCGGACCGCGTTGGCGCACTTGATCGCGTTGCTGCGCCGGCAGGACCGGCTCGGCGAAGCGATCGCCACGGTGGAGGCCTGGCTGGCGGCTGAGCCCGCCGACAAGCAGCGCTGGATCCTGCGTGCGGAGCTGGTCGAGATCCAGTCACGAGCCGAGCAGCTCCGGCATCAGGCCGTAGACGATGCCCGCGCGGAAGACCTGCTGGTGGAACTGCTCACGGATGGCGGGCGAGCGGACGCACTGCGAGCGCACGCAGCAAAAGGCGACGTTGTCGCGCTCGAGGATCTGGCGGAGCTACTGGCCTATCGGGGCTGTCTGGACGAGCTGCGCGTACTGGCGGACGGGGGACACCCGGTTGTCCTCGAGCGGCTCGCCGACCTGTTGCGGAGTCTCGGCCGCGAAGCAGAACTGCGACAGCTGGCCGAGACCGGCGATCCGGTGGCCGAACGTCACCTCGGCTTGCTCTGCGCGCAGGACCTGGACCGGAAGCCGGACGATGCGGAACTTCGGCGGCTGCGGGCCTCGGCGGCCGACCCAGACGTCTCGGCCGAGCTGCTCGCGACGTTGTTCGACGCTGGCGATCGGCACGCGCTGCTGGCCGAGGTCAATGCGGGTACTCCCGAGGCAGCCGAGCGGTACCTCGCGCTGCTTACTGCCGATTCGACCGCTGATCGCGGCACCGTCCGCCGGATCCGGCAGTTCGGTCTCCGCGCGGACGGCTCGCCCGGAGCGGCCGGGCTGCAGTTCACCGACGCCCGACGAAGCGAATCCGGGAAAGGCACCACATGGCCAACGACACCCTGA
- a CDS encoding IS4 family transposase, which produces MKLLGNGGADVRLTDRISLGVLSDVVPRDFIEDVLNRTGRREQRSRLLPAHVMVRFCMAMCLFFDDDYEEVMRKLVGSLKDMRSWSDSWHVPSTSAITQARRRLGAEPLRELFEDIAVPVAGPGTKGAWLRSWRLMSIDGCTLNIPDTAANVAEFNRSNNGPNASAYPIVRVVGLGECGSHVLVDAALGGAPAGETTLAKELTRSFEADMLITADRSFYSFPAWQETLETGADALWRVKSNLLLPVARVLPDGSYLSAVFPPKLRNYHKKEILTRIRDGAMPHTTQAMVVRVVEYEIPDRERTEEHDTIRLITSILDPEDIPAIELATAYSERWEYESLLDEVKTHQRGPGRVLRSQSPEMVRQEIWALLLTHYSIRALMCRAADEADVDPDRLSFMRTLRVIRRQVTSQAAFSPSKTEKGTRGDDD; this is translated from the coding sequence GTGAAATTGCTGGGAAACGGTGGAGCGGACGTTCGGTTGACGGACCGGATTTCACTGGGGGTCTTGTCTGATGTGGTGCCGAGAGATTTCATTGAAGACGTGCTGAATAGAACTGGGCGTCGCGAGCAGCGATCTCGACTGCTGCCGGCCCATGTGATGGTTCGTTTTTGTATGGCGATGTGCTTGTTCTTCGATGATGACTACGAGGAAGTGATGCGTAAGCTCGTGGGATCTTTGAAGGATATGAGATCGTGGTCGGATTCGTGGCATGTTCCTTCGACCTCGGCGATCACTCAGGCTCGGCGGCGTTTGGGCGCCGAGCCGTTGCGGGAGTTGTTCGAGGATATAGCGGTTCCGGTGGCGGGTCCGGGCACGAAAGGCGCATGGCTGAGATCGTGGCGGTTGATGTCGATTGACGGGTGCACGTTGAATATTCCGGACACCGCGGCCAACGTCGCCGAGTTTAATCGGTCCAACAACGGTCCGAATGCGAGTGCCTACCCGATCGTGCGAGTCGTCGGGCTTGGCGAATGCGGCTCACATGTCCTCGTCGATGCCGCGCTTGGCGGTGCGCCTGCCGGAGAGACTACCCTGGCCAAGGAGCTGACCCGCTCATTCGAGGCAGACATGCTCATCACCGCCGACCGCAGCTTCTACAGCTTCCCTGCCTGGCAGGAGACGCTCGAGACCGGCGCCGATGCCCTGTGGCGGGTGAAGTCGAATCTTCTGCTGCCGGTCGCGCGTGTCCTGCCGGACGGTTCCTACCTCTCGGCCGTGTTCCCGCCGAAATTACGCAACTACCACAAGAAGGAAATCCTCACACGGATCCGAGACGGCGCCATGCCGCACACGACTCAGGCCATGGTGGTGCGTGTCGTCGAATACGAGATTCCCGACCGTGAGCGAACCGAGGAACATGACACCATTCGCCTGATCACCTCAATACTCGACCCTGAAGACATACCTGCTATCGAGTTAGCTACTGCCTATAGTGAGCGTTGGGAGTACGAAAGCCTGCTTGATGAGGTCAAGACTCATCAACGCGGGCCAGGGCGAGTGCTGAGGTCTCAATCGCCGGAGATGGTCAGGCAAGAAATATGGGCGTTGCTGCTGACTCACTACAGCATACGGGCGCTCATGTGCCGGGCTGCCGACGAAGCCGATGTCGATCCCGACCGATTGTCGTTCATGCGCACTCTCCGCGTCATCCGCCGCCAGGTCACAAGCCAGGCGGCTTTTTCCCCCTCAAAAACTGAAAAAGGCACGCGCGGAGACGACGACTGA
- a CDS encoding M1 family metallopeptidase — protein MKPRYRLTTMGMISVCAALASGTGIAAGEPAAGTGDYDALDYTVSLEYRSSTKDMDGTTTLKARATEPLSGFALDFAGGKVNDVTVDGRPARFETREEKLYVFPHRLARGAEFTVTVGYLVTRTNGPQGDGPWREIDDGFAIAPQTHETMHRVFPCKNDVTDKATYTVDITAPSRLTGVANGDLVETSQLPGDRTARKYRVASPMPVDDGQIAVGPYSRITRSGPDGVTIRDVVPTAQAGQLRDTLARTDDHLRWLTAKLGPYPFGTYGLFAPPGAVGPYESQTMSTIDAATLAAGKADYVRVHELTHQWFGASVTQQTLDDNWIAEGHAHFYGAWYDAEQSPPTSADAFADSMRMFYGMDQKIRAVEGPPATPKPISGQTQRAGGALALYALRQTVGPQVFEKIERAVAARFKDSVASTADYVRTAREVSGRDVTALLTDWLYGKKTPPMPGHPDWKPDPA, from the coding sequence GTGAAACCCAGATACCGCTTGACCACGATGGGCATGATCAGCGTCTGCGCGGCGCTGGCGTCCGGTACGGGGATCGCCGCGGGCGAACCCGCGGCGGGCACCGGAGACTACGACGCGCTGGACTACACGGTGTCCCTGGAATACCGGTCGTCCACCAAGGACATGGATGGCACCACCACGCTGAAGGCCAGAGCCACCGAGCCGTTGTCCGGGTTCGCCCTGGATTTCGCCGGTGGGAAGGTGAACGACGTCACCGTGGACGGACGGCCAGCCAGATTCGAGACCAGGGAGGAAAAACTGTACGTCTTCCCGCACCGGCTGGCCCGGGGCGCGGAGTTCACCGTCACCGTGGGCTATCTGGTCACCAGGACCAACGGGCCCCAGGGGGACGGGCCGTGGCGGGAAATCGATGACGGCTTCGCCATCGCGCCCCAGACGCACGAGACCATGCACCGCGTCTTCCCGTGCAAGAACGACGTCACGGACAAGGCCACGTACACCGTCGACATCACCGCCCCGTCCCGCCTCACCGGCGTGGCCAACGGAGATCTGGTCGAGACCAGCCAGCTCCCTGGGGACCGCACGGCCCGCAAGTACCGGGTGGCCAGCCCGATGCCCGTCGACGACGGCCAGATCGCGGTGGGACCCTATTCGCGGATCACCCGAAGTGGCCCGGACGGGGTGACCATTCGCGACGTCGTGCCGACCGCGCAGGCCGGCCAGTTACGCGACACGCTGGCCCGCACCGACGATCACCTGCGGTGGCTGACCGCGAAACTGGGGCCCTACCCGTTCGGCACCTACGGGCTCTTCGCCCCGCCGGGCGCCGTGGGTCCGTACGAGAGCCAGACGATGAGCACCATCGACGCGGCCACACTCGCCGCGGGCAAGGCGGACTACGTGCGCGTCCACGAGCTGACCCACCAGTGGTTCGGTGCCTCGGTCACCCAGCAGACCCTCGACGACAACTGGATCGCCGAGGGGCACGCCCACTTCTACGGCGCCTGGTACGACGCCGAGCAATCCCCTCCCACATCCGCCGACGCCTTCGCCGACAGCATGCGGATGTTCTACGGCATGGATCAGAAGATCCGTGCCGTCGAAGGACCGCCCGCCACGCCGAAGCCGATCTCCGGCCAGACCCAGCGCGCTGGTGGCGCGCTGGCCCTCTACGCGCTCCGCCAGACCGTCGGCCCTCAGGTGTTCGAGAAGATCGAACGCGCGGTCGCAGCCCGGTTCAAGGACAGTGTGGCGTCCACGGCCGACTACGTCAGGACCGCGCGTGAGGTCTCCGGCCGCGACGTCACCGCGCTGCTCACCGACTGGCTGTACGGGAAGAAGACCCCGCCGATGCCCGGCCATCCCGACTGGAAGCCCGACCCGGCCTGA
- a CDS encoding IS701 family transposase, whose translation MFEEMISRIAGRFTRVEPRRRARALLLGLLSDLPDRNCWTISEHAGDDTPGGIQHLLRKAVWDADEVRDDLRDYVTEHLGDTGAVLVVDETGDLKKGVHTVGVQRQYTGTAGRIENAQVAVYLTYATDTGHAFIDRALYLPKSWTADPGRRTDAGIPDDTAFATKPALATTMIGRALDAGVRAQWVAGDEVYGADPSLRKNLEKRGVGYVLAIGRDRRVSTPAGVLRADGVAARLPKHVWQRLSAGTGAKGHRYYDWAFADIDTDETDGHRWLLIRRHRTTGELAFYRCYAPEPVPLQVLVHVAGRRWTIEESFQTSKGLTGLDQHQVRRWTSWHRWTVMAMLAYAFLAVVASTERTPKPSTAGWISLTCNEIHHLFTTLISRPVLDAAHRIRRSTWRRRHQYRAQQAHYQRQSTHEP comes from the coding sequence ATGTTCGAGGAGATGATCAGCCGGATCGCCGGCCGGTTCACCCGCGTCGAACCCCGCCGACGAGCACGGGCCCTGCTGCTCGGGCTGCTGTCGGACCTGCCGGACAGGAACTGCTGGACCATCTCCGAACACGCCGGCGACGACACCCCCGGCGGGATACAACACCTGCTGCGCAAAGCAGTCTGGGACGCCGACGAGGTCCGCGACGACCTGCGCGACTACGTCACCGAACACCTCGGCGACACCGGCGCCGTGCTGGTCGTCGACGAAACCGGCGACCTCAAGAAAGGCGTCCACACCGTCGGAGTGCAACGCCAATACACCGGCACCGCGGGCCGTATCGAGAACGCCCAGGTCGCGGTCTACCTCACCTACGCCACCGACACCGGCCACGCATTCATCGACCGGGCCCTCTACCTCCCGAAATCCTGGACCGCCGATCCCGGCCGCCGCACCGACGCCGGAATCCCCGACGACACCGCGTTCGCGACGAAACCCGCGCTGGCGACCACCATGATCGGGCGCGCCCTCGACGCCGGCGTCCGCGCACAGTGGGTCGCCGGGGACGAGGTTTACGGAGCCGACCCCAGCCTGCGCAAGAACCTGGAAAAGCGCGGTGTTGGCTACGTTCTCGCCATCGGCCGCGACCGCCGGGTCAGCACCCCCGCAGGCGTGCTGCGCGCTGACGGTGTCGCCGCCAGGCTGCCCAAGCACGTCTGGCAACGCCTCTCCGCCGGCACTGGAGCGAAAGGACACCGCTACTACGACTGGGCTTTCGCCGACATCGACACCGACGAGACCGACGGGCACCGGTGGCTGCTGATCCGCCGCCACCGCACCACCGGCGAGCTGGCGTTCTACCGATGCTACGCACCCGAACCCGTGCCGCTACAGGTTCTGGTTCACGTCGCGGGCCGCAGATGGACGATCGAGGAATCCTTCCAGACCAGCAAAGGCCTCACCGGACTCGACCAGCACCAGGTCCGACGCTGGACCTCCTGGCACCGCTGGACGGTCATGGCGATGCTCGCCTACGCCTTCCTCGCCGTTGTCGCATCCACCGAACGAACCCCCAAGCCCTCGACCGCCGGGTGGATCTCATTGACCTGCAACGAAATCCACCACCTGTTCACCACACTCATCAGCCGACCCGTTCTCGATGCCGCGCACCGGATCCGCCGCTCAACATGGCGCAGACGCCACCAATACCGCGCCCAACAAGCCCACTACCAGCGACAATCGACCCACGAACCATGA